GCTCGGGTACCGGCTGGttctgcccttccccagctgaaaTCCCCCAGGGACAGAGGGGCTGCCAGCACGTGGCCCCGAAAGTGGCAGCCTCACATggatgcaggcagcagggacaccGTGGGCATCCCTCCTCGCAGTCCTGAGCTGGATTTTCCCGGGATGCCCCGAGGAAGGTGGCAGGGAGGAGCTGTGGGGACAGGCTCGAGGACACAGCCCCTGGTCCTCACCATCCCAGGGGACACCAGCCCCGTAGCCTGGCCAGAAGCCCCCTTCCTTCGCCCTCCTGCCCTGTCCTTGTCCCCCTGCCTCCCCGGGGCCCAGCACCGCGTGGTCCTGCCTCGTCCCTCAGTGATGCCAACGtctccttttccatttcatccCAAGGTTCCTCTCGGAGAGCATCGCCGCGGGCCTGGCTCCCAGGGTAacctccccccttcctcctcctcctcctcctcctcctcctcctcttcctcccagacCTCTCCGTGTCTCCCCGGCTGTGTCTCTCTTCGGTCCCACTAACACCGCTCACCACGACGTGGGGCTGCGAGAAGGGGGCAAGGGGCTGCCTTGTCCCCCCTCCAGCCTCCTCAAGGATCCACAGGGCTCCGGGCTCAGTGTCCTGCACCAGTTCCAGACGTCTCTGCCCCcggtccccccctccccgctgtccccctgctccccacgtCCCCGTAGGAGCCGGGGAGGGTCGGACCGCGGGCAGCCCGGCGCTCGTCTCCCGCTAATCCCTAACGTCTCTTTTTCAGCAGCTTTCAATCTTTGGTGGCTGGGGAAACACAAAAGCCACATTAACCTGCTCACTTTCTGTCCTCGCCGCTGCCTAATCCAGGACTAacagcccgggggggggacccggggaggaggaaggggccgAGGGGGGGCCGGATCCTGACATCCCCAAACCTGGGGATGCGCGGGGCCGGTGCTTGGtgctccctcctcttccccaacCTTCAGCAAGGCCCTGACTCagtttcccttttccctccgCAGCGCTCGCAAGCGTCCCATCCCCTACTACCGCCCCAGCCCCTCGTCCTCCAGCTCGCTGAGCACCTACTCGTACAGCCGCAGCCGGAGCCGCAGCTACGACAGCTACAGCACCAGCCGCAGCCGCAGCCGGActcgcagcccccccagccgcTCGCGAAGCCCCAGCCGCAGCCCCAGCTACAACAGCCGCAGCAGCTCGGAGAGCGCCGGCTTctgagccccgcagcccccccaccccagccccggGAGAACCCCCCCAGGAGGTGGAAAACCCCCTGGGGGGAAGCTGCAAAGGATGGACCCGGCGGTGTGGGGGGAAAGTTGGGGGGCGGATGGAAACCTTGCGGGGCAGTGGgcgccccccagccctcccggGTATTTTGGGGGtcgggagaggggagggggggggatggCTTCTTATTTTTGCAAACGCCAGGGTGGGGTGGGACGGGGTGGGCAAGCACAGAGCGAGGGAACAAATTGCTTGGCACAGACCTTGGACCGAGCCGGCGGGGCCCCCAGCGCGGTGCGCTCCCCCCGGCGGTGCTTCTTTTGGCTCGGTTGGACTTTTCTAGCACGCCCGAAATCAGCGTGTTTCTGCTGCCGACACCGAGAGGGGAAGAGGACACCCCCGGGGACAGAGGTGACACCTCTCGGGGGGGGTCCTGGCAGCCCCAACACCCGCGGAGCCGCAGACGAACAAAGCGAGGAGCAGCCCGGTGTCACCCCGTCTGCTCCcacgtggggctggggtccctCTGCCTTGGTGCtgtgcgcccccagcccctgctgaaCAAATGCTGCCGggtcccctgggtgtccccgTGAGGGGGAGCTGACAAATTTGGGGTGAGGTTATGCTTTGGGATGTGCCCCACAGCGCTTGTGGGGTGCCCTTTGGGGTGCTCCCCGCCTTTCCCTTGCTTTGGACGCCTCTGGGCTCGTGCGTGGTGCATGGAGAGGCTCCTCCGagcgctggagcagggggacCCCCGGCAGGGCACGAGGGGACAGGGCTGACCCCGAGACCCCCCCTGGCTACCTCCTCACCCTGGTTTGCCACCCACTTCCCGATCCTAATGGCTTCCCCATGCCACTTCCCCGAAGAAACGCGGCCCCGAGTGAAGGCTTTGACTCCTCTTCTGGAAGATGCTGCCACTGGTGCCCTGGCTGTGGCAGCCGGGGTTTTGCTGTGCCTCGGGGCCCAGcgggcaggatccggccccccctgctccccttcGGCCTCCCCCCGAGCATCCCTGCGCCCCTCCAGCAGCTtttataaatttcattttaaaaagagaggcggggaggggggatgACAAGCACGGGCCGGCCGGGTGCTTTGCTGACAGCCCCGGTTCTGCGCCGTTTTGCTgatttcccaaaaaaaaaaaagcccttcctggctgtgggggctgctccccagccccgctgcgTGCCGGCCCCGGGGCGCTTTGCATTTAATCCTTGTTGGCCACGCGTTTTCCGCCTGGCTGGAGGAGGACGAAGCAGCTGAGCCTCCCGGGGTGGGGAGAGCAGCTGCCGGGATTAACgcgcggccccgcggggagAGCCGGGCTTTGTGCGGCCCTCGGACACCCGCCTGCAGCCAGCCCgggggcactgggggcactggagGGACTGGGATGCTGTTTGGACGCCAGCCCAGGTGGTGACGTGGTGGTAGAGCTGGTGAATGGGTCTCCGGAGGGCTGCGGGTGGGCACCtcgtgctgggtgctgctcccaCCTGCCAGCACCGGGGCGAAGAGCGGGGTGGGTGCTGTGTGCGTGACCCCCCCGTGCTGCCACCAAGCCAGCAGGACCCCTTGGAGCAGCGTCCCCAGGAGCTGGCCGTGCCCCCACCCAAGTCCCTTGGttccccagccctcccagcaAAGCCTGAGCTGGGAAGGAGGCCGATTGCccagaaaaggaaatcagaaagaaatcGGCTTTCctggggatggaggagaaaCACCTGCAGCTCCCCATGGCTCGGGGCTGGCAGTGGGGTCTGGGTGTGCCCATGGTAGGAAAAAACGGAGATCCTGGACCCCGAGCTGGGACACGAAGGGCGTGaagtccctgcagcccccctgccacccccacaACTGCGATCCCCCCAAAACCATCCCTCTTTCCTCTGGCCATGGtacccagccctgcacccccGCATCCCCCCAGCATCGCCCCACTGCTGCACGGGGACGCTCGgaggccacccccagccccgtccccgtccccaccccaGCGGCCACGGCTCCCGAAAGCGACAGAGCCCCGACTGCAGCGACGGCGCGGACAAGACAGCACATCAGGGAAAATTTCCAGTCTTCCTCTTTTACAGTCTCTGTCTCCTGCCGTGGAGGGAGCTCACTGGAACAAATACTCTGTAGAAATACTTCAGTATTTTCCTCTCTCTCGCGCgcgctctctctctcttttttttttttttcttttttctttttttttttttttttcctgggttgtGAGTACAGCTGTAGATTCAGTGAGCTGGTTCAACTACAAtaaatatacagtatatattGTAAATGGCGCTGCGGGGCACCGAGCGGTTTCTTTGCGGGGTTGAttctgctccttccctgcaggctcagccccttctgcccctgggacccccccccagctctcctcccctgccccctgccaccCATCCCATCGGATGGGTGCCCCCAGACTGTCTGACTTAGGTGCTGGGGCCCCAGTGGGGTTGAGGGGCTGGAATCTGGCCCCAAACAGGCACCAAGGGCTCCCAGAGGGGTGTGTTTGGACATGAAGGCAAGGGACTAAGGGAAGGAGccatccttcccctgccccaagAGGGTGCTGCCCCCACCAGCCCCTCTCCAACCCACCAGCCCCATCAAGCCCTACTGGCCCCACTGTGCCCCAGTGAGCCCCATCTGCCCCTATGGCCCCATCAGCCCCTACCAACCCCATGGCCCCCGTTGGCCTCGATCAGCCCCATTGGGCCCCACCGACCCCCACCAAGCCTTACACCCCCCTTATATCCCCACTGACCCCCACGGCCCCCACTGCTCGGAGTTTGGACAACCTCACCCCAACTTGGCCAAGCCCCGGGGGCCACCTGGGGGCCACAGAGCTGGGGGGGTGCTCCAGAAGCTTCTGGCATGGGCTGGGTGACGCAGTGGGCACAGGACCGAGCACGGGCTCCTCCACTGACTCATCCCCCCCGCTGTGCtggcccccccagcaccctccccacGCCGGCGCAGACGGCCCCggagctgtgcagggcagggatTGTTTTACGGGAAAGGGCTGGGAGCGCTCCAGGGACCATCCATCACCCGCCAAGCAGCCGAGCCCCCGCCGCGGGGGTGTGCGGCCGGGGGGCTCCCAACACGGCTGCGCACGGCCTGGGAAAGCTTCTGGTCCCTTCCCGGGCCCTGCTGCAATTTCCATTAATAGCCAGCTGAGCCTCCCGGCTAAAAATAACCAGCGGGACGGCTTCATAAGGCCCCGCGCCGCcggccccctcccagcaccacGGCCCCCGCGCATCATGGCTGAGCGCCGCGTGCCCTTCACCTtcctcagcagccccagctgggagcCCTTCCGCGACTGGTACCACGGCAGCCGCCTCTTCGACCAGTCCTTCGGGATGCCCCACATCCCCGAGGATTGGTACAAGTGGCCGAGCGGCAGCGCCTGGCCCGGGTATTTCCGTCTGCTGCCCGGGGAAAGCGCCTTGGTGCCGGCGCCGGGCTCGCCCTTCGGCCGGGCGCTGAGCCGCCAGCTCAGCAGCGGCATCTCCGAGATCCGCCAAAGCGCCGACAGCTGGAAGGTCACCCTGGATGTCAACCACTTCGCCCCCGAGGAGCTGGTGGTCAAGACCAAGGACAACATCGTGGAGATCACCGGTGGGTCCGCGGggtggcagggtgctgggttGTGGGGCTGCGGGTGGGGGATGAGGGGTGCGCCGGGGCTCTCCCCGTTCCCttggggtgctggtggtgggtgCGCAGGTGTCTGGGTGcttgctggggagggagggcaaGGCAGAgtgaaaaaaggggaaaataaggaagaaaaggggaaagggaagaggaaggggaggatgaaattaaagggaaagggaaagaaaaagagaaagggagagggaaaggggaagggaaagggagaggggaagggaaaaaagagaaagagaaagggaaaggaaaagggaaagggaagaaaaagggaaagggaaaaggaaagggataaaggaaagggaaagggaaagatggaaagatggaaagagggaaaggaaagaggaggagaaaggacaAGGCAAAGTGGAAATGAGAAAACAGCCGAGGAGAAGAAGGACTAGCACTACAAGAGCATTCTTGCAGGGTGCAGACCCCCCGGGGGGGCACAGGTGGCTGTGACGAGCCCCACGGCATCCCGAGCATCCCCGGAGCGCCGCGGGTGCCTGGGCGAGGGGCGTGGTGACAAAACGCAGGCCCCCGCGGcacggagccagcagcgtgcgCAGCGTGCTGGGGAGCCAAAACAAAGGCGTTGGGCACGGGTCGGGGCCGTCACCGCAAGAAATTCAGTCCCCTGGGGGTTGGGGGATGCTCCTGGAGGGACCCAAATCCCTCCTGTGGGTCAGCGTGGCTCCGGGGTGTTGGTAGGGCACAGAGATGTGGGATGGGCAGGATCGGGCCCTTCCTGGGGAGGGGAGCGGTGCGCCCTGAGCGTGGAGACCTGCTGGGCACTGACCTCCGCTGGGTTTCTCTCTTCCAGGCAAGCACGAGGAGAAACAGGATGAGCACGGCTTCATCTCCCGGTGCTTCACCCGAAAATACACGTAAGTACCGGGGCAAGGAGGAGACGGGGGCCCCCGGCACCCTGGGGACCTCCTCCCACCGCCCACCCCGACCCGCACACACCGGGGTCGCCACCAGCCCATATGGGGAGGGCGATGTCCATGGCCTCGGGGCCGTTCCCGagctctccccctctcccccgcagcctcccccccgGCGTGGAGGCCACGGCCGTGCGCTCCTCGCTGTCCCCCGACGGGATGCTGACGGTGGAGGCGCCCCTGCCCAAGCCGGCCATCCAGTCGGCCGAAATCACCATCCCCGTCACCGTGGAGAGCCAGGGCAAGAAAGACGAGCCGGCCAAGAAGTAGGAGGCaccgaggaggaggaagaagaggaagaggaggaggaggaggagcccccgccgctgcccccgTGGAGTGCACCCTCATgccttgcccccccccccccccccagccccctttgtattttttattttgtactcgCCCGGTCACCCCAGTGCCTTGAGTAGATGGGAAGGAGAAGGTGGTGTCAGTGGGAATAAAAAGTGGTGAAAAAAACCTGCCCCGTGCCCGCTGTCTGCTggccagagcccccagcccagccctcctcaccccagcctccagcacccCGGGTCTCCACCTCCTGGGTCTCCAAACCCCGGGGTCTCCATGTCCTTGGTCCCACatctggggtccccagcagcccaggctcagCACCATGGGGCTCTGTACCCCGGGCTCTGACATCTCAGGTCTCCAAAACCCTCAGCATCACGCCTCCCGCACCTCAGATCTCAATTTCCCGGACCTCCAATATCCCTCGTGGCTCTGACATCCTGGGGCTCCAAAATTCGGGGTCCCCACAGCCCAGTCTCCTCCATCCCAGGTCTCCACAACCCCACACCTGGCACCCCCGGGCTCCCAAATTCCAGGTCTCAGCACCCCCCAGCTCTCCAAAACCCCACCtcatccctccatccctccacGTGCCCAACCTGCCGGGTCCCCACACCCCTCAAAAAcaagctgcccccccccaggtcaCAGAGGAGACCCCCAGAAGGTGGGAATGggccccccccatcccctacCCATGCCAGGGTCTCCCTGCCCCGCTGTGCCCCCTCCTCTCACCCCGTGGCGATGCCTcaggtggatgggggggggggctccacGCCCAGCCCTGGCCCCAGCTCAGGGTCTGGTGCCACGCAGAGGGGGGGCCacgctccccgtgccccccacgTGCCCGTGCCTCAGCGCAGGGGCTTAGGGCTGGCCCTACATGGCCGCGGGCAGCAAATCCCCCTAATCCCCCCTGAGTCatcctgcaggcaggcagccggTGACCTGAGAGGAATCCTGCGGCCGGggggccctgctgccagccccccccccacccacagcatcctcctgcccccccaccaccaccccgctGTGCGTGCTGTGCCATTTTGGGGATGGGTGGCCACGGCAACCGGCGCGATGGAGACGGTTGCCATAGAGAGAGCAGCTCCAGCATCGGGGACCAGCAGCCGGAGCTTgtaggggatggggatgggggtgtcggtgggtgctgcccccccaccctgcagcacccagcccctggCAGGCTGCAGTGCCCCGGTTTAGGGCCAAATCCTGCCCGGAGAGCAGAGACGCGCACAGGCACTGCTGGTGTGCACGGTGCCGGAGCTGGGGGGGGCGCTTCCCTCTCcaaatggggaaactgaggagaggggagcatggggggggagatgtggggctAATTTGGGGCTTGGGagatgctgggctgggctcagccccaACCCCGTGACACCCCTGTGACACTGGAGCCCTGGGGAAACCGAGGCACCACGATGGCGCGGGTGCCAGCCCCCAAATGTGCCATCGGGGGGGGGCCAGGAGAGATCTCCCACAGCACCCACCCAGGTAGCCCAAGGGATGTAGGGACACAGGGACAGCAAGGGGGAAACCAACAGTGTAAATCTGGGTGATGGATGGTGCAGGGGAGGTGTCCTGGCAGCGAGGGGGGGCAGTGAGCACGGGGAGGTGGCCGTGGTGGCGAGGTGGCActggaggtggaggtggcaCCGCTCTCCTGTGCCCCTTTTGTCACCGTCCCaggggtgtccccagccccttccccagggtTTTTTTGGCAGCCCCAGAGGCAGGGGCCCAGCCCGTGCCCACCCCGCAGGGCTCAGGAGTCACCGAGGGGTTCCAAGGGAGGGGATCCAGCCCCAGGACCCCGCCGTGCCCACCCTGAGCACGCAGAGACCCTCCCCACCGAGCCCTTCCCTCGCCATTTCGGGAGCCCAAGCACCACCAAGGTGCCCGGTGGGGACCCAGCCGTGATCCCaactctccccccacccccaaactGCCATgatttggggctggggtccAAGCCCCCGACCCCGATCACGCCACCCCCTGCCCCGGACCCCCAGAAACTCGACAGACGCAAGAATTGAGCAGCGCTGACGTCAGATCTGTAAGTTTATTTGCTCAATGTACGACGGCTACATAATGACTCACATTCATGATATTCCATCACTGAGGAAAACTGCTAAGAATGGTCCGTGTGTGAAATAATTCCTTACAGAAACACGGAGTTGGAAAAATAATCACTGATTAGACCTTAAAAATAGTTCACTGCATAACATgacaaaaagcacaaacaaaggCTCATTCAAAGAACACAGTCATTGTTCTCCTACACTGTAATAGTTATAATTTCACCATGACGAACACCAGACATTAAGATTAAGCTAAcactggtgttttcttttgcttttttttcctttttaaaaacaaaatcatataTAATTGCATGTCACTATAGCAACATCCATAACAGATCAGTTTGTTACGATCACTATTTGGTAGAGCAAACTTTacccccaaaagaaaaataaattaaaaaactttaaaaaatttttGAAGACTATTTTGTCATAGGAATACATAACATCTACAGTATAAGTTAATAAATTTCAAGCTACTGTATAGAAATACGACACTAGCATGCACAATATTGTATCAATAGAGTAATGGAGCAGTAATCATTTCACTGGAGAGACAGTATCATAGGCAAgtgcatttcttaaaaaatgaaagaaaccatTCAAGCTGCTTAAAAATCAAGTCCCTGACCCCACTCCCCTTTTAGCCCTCTTGTGCGATCTCTCCTGCGTTAAGTTTCCTAAAGCAGCCAGAGCAAAAGccggaaagaaaaaaaaaataaaaataaaatcggTTTTGTAATTCCAGTAAATCACTTCCAAATCATACAGCTGGGACAACACTGCTCACTGGACACGACGGGGACTCAAAGGAAGGTGAGAAGCCTACACAGATCTTCCAAGTCCACGGCATTTACCGGCGGCTTGTCGGCCGCGGCTGGGGCGCGTGGCACGCCGCCGACTGCAGGGCTCGGCAAGGCTCTCCGTGCAAAGGCACCCGATGGGAAGCTTGGCTAGCGTGGCCGGGGCAATCTCACCTCTGAGCGGGGAAATCGCGGCCCCTGCGGCTTCGTTGGAGGGCAGCGAGGCAGGGCGGGTGCCCCCCTGCCACCCCGGCGGGACCGGGGGGTCCCCGatcaccgccgccgccgctcgctgCCTGCGGACGGGCTCTCGGGAGGGAGGATGAAAGCCTGCTTCGAAATAAAGCTGCCCCGAGTGCCGTCCTCCCAGCCACGAAGCTTTAGTTAAAAAGCTCCGCGGGGCAGCACGCCGCAAGCCGGAGACCAGCAGTGAACTTCCGACAGTTATgcaaggggggggaaaaaaaaagaaatagaaattttacGCAAAATGGGGTAAATATTACCTGCTAAGCAAACTCAGATGCCCCGTCTCCCACCCCCAACCAGGTAAGACAGATTTGGAAAGGATTTTGTTAAGAAGAGAACTAAGTTCCTGGGCTCCCGATGCTTGATAGAAATGTCTATGATTGTAGCTCTTCCCTTGAGGATTTCTCTACCAAATTAGTTTCTAAGCTCCTGAAGTTCACTCATTACACCACAAGCTTCCCCAGGAGAAAGAAAACGCACCTGGCTTCCCTGATGACAAACAAGGGAGCCTGGGTGCTGCGGATCTGCTGACAAACCTCATGGTACAGTGGGAGAAAGTCAGGCAGAGTGAAATGGCAGTGCAATCCCTGAGGAAGCAGCTGTGGCACCTTAAATCAGGATGGTCTTTGAAATACCAAACACAGTACATGACATACAGACctgaattctcttttttttttttttttcctcttaagtgGCATTTTAAGTTTAAACACTTCCCCCTTTTCTAATTAAGTTCTTAAACCTTTTGCTGTGGACTAAAATAGTTTAAACAGCCGCTAGCCAAGCACCTGTTAAGCTGTTGACCAAAAAACTAGAGCAGCTTTGATGTTCCTCGGGCGGGCGGTCTTCTTGCCTTGGGCGACACAGAATAGCTAAGCCAGTCCACAGGCGAGGACTGATCAGGAAGGCAAGCCAAAAGAactagcaaaagaaaacagacaatcAAAGGCTTGATGTCATATGGCTGTAATGTAGAAATACTGTAAACTGCAATTTAGTGTTAATACTGTAAGCTACCCTAATAAATATCTTAAAAAGATTAAATGGCCTAAATCCCGGG
This DNA window, taken from Anas acuta chromosome 19, bAnaAcu1.1, whole genome shotgun sequence, encodes the following:
- the HSPB1 gene encoding heat shock protein beta-1 produces the protein MAERRVPFTFLSSPSWEPFRDWYHGSRLFDQSFGMPHIPEDWYKWPSGSAWPGYFRLLPGESALVPAPGSPFGRALSRQLSSGISEIRQSADSWKVTLDVNHFAPEELVVKTKDNIVEITGKHEEKQDEHGFISRCFTRKYTLPPGVEATAVRSSLSPDGMLTVEAPLPKPAIQSAEITIPVTVESQGKKDEPAKK